A portion of the Candidatus Binatus sp. genome contains these proteins:
- a CDS encoding DUF4238 domain-containing protein: MRGFHDPGVDARMGPRVWVVDLKHQTMKLRSPKGILKRTDYYAMYNLKDLPPQSFETDFLRRVEDEAAPLLVKLRDGGYRLSDSERSRLAVFIALLFARTPANRDAMEGLAAKMIEALARTKARGPEFARTMREASKGREISDNRIEELR; encoded by the coding sequence TTGCGTGGATTTCATGATCCGGGAGTAGACGCGAGGATGGGTCCGCGAGTTTGGGTCGTTGACCTCAAACACCAGACAATGAAGCTGAGGTCTCCGAAGGGCATATTAAAGCGGACGGATTACTATGCGATGTACAACCTCAAGGATCTGCCGCCCCAATCTTTCGAGACGGACTTTCTCCGGCGCGTGGAGGATGAAGCCGCCCCACTGTTGGTTAAGCTTCGTGACGGCGGTTACAGGCTCTCTGACTCTGAGCGGAGCCGCTTGGCCGTCTTCATAGCTCTACTCTTCGCCCGGACACCGGCGAACCGCGACGCGATGGAAGGTCTGGCCGCGAAGATGATAGAGGCTCTAGCGCGGACGAAAGCACGCGGTCCTGAGTTTGCGCGCACGATGCGCGAAGCGAGTAAGGGACGCGAAATCTCCGATAACCGGATTGAGGAACTGAGATGA
- a CDS encoding Shedu immune nuclease family protein produces the protein MADKYNIQSTSPNSAVVDEVVLGSKVHTRTSLFAEEVNNPHDSNACIKVHLFHRRKRAGEKWENLPSESLSRLKAGGVARFTLDSARTLNLFHHLSQLYAAKRQAGITPGKRTLVVASANEIVQAKKERIATLRELAESPDELWHDLENARPGILLKLSYAKLQEERAAALAEFKAHLDREEQEEWWQHFFQKNTWIFGYGLSYRFISLSQSKPHLGGTTISGRGGKLGDFMGLSEAQVKFTVLVEIKRPQSPLVRPKEYRNGVYPPGDDVAGGAAQVQTACRQWQESSDSAGNRDALKEAFTIQPKGILVVGNLKQLKDDRARIQSFELFRRNLTNPEILTFDELYERAAFIVQRTIQPSQSH, from the coding sequence ATGGCTGATAAATACAACATTCAAAGTACATCTCCGAATTCGGCGGTCGTCGATGAGGTCGTGCTTGGTTCTAAAGTCCACACGCGAACCAGTTTATTCGCTGAGGAAGTGAACAATCCACACGACTCGAATGCCTGCATCAAGGTTCATTTATTCCATAGGAGGAAACGGGCCGGGGAGAAATGGGAAAATCTGCCATCCGAATCGCTGAGCAGGCTCAAGGCAGGAGGGGTCGCCCGGTTCACGCTTGACTCGGCGCGGACCCTGAACCTGTTTCATCATCTCTCTCAGTTGTATGCGGCGAAACGACAAGCAGGCATAACCCCTGGCAAAAGGACCTTAGTAGTTGCCAGTGCAAATGAGATCGTACAAGCGAAAAAGGAAAGAATTGCTACCTTGCGCGAACTGGCAGAATCGCCGGACGAACTGTGGCACGATTTAGAGAATGCGCGTCCAGGCATCCTACTTAAGCTGTCTTATGCAAAACTCCAAGAGGAACGTGCCGCAGCTCTGGCCGAGTTCAAAGCGCATCTCGACCGCGAAGAGCAAGAGGAATGGTGGCAGCATTTTTTTCAGAAAAATACTTGGATCTTTGGCTACGGTCTCAGTTACCGATTTATAAGCCTATCTCAGTCGAAGCCACATCTGGGTGGCACAACCATAAGCGGGCGCGGAGGCAAACTAGGGGATTTTATGGGCCTCTCCGAAGCTCAAGTGAAATTCACGGTTCTTGTGGAAATCAAGCGTCCGCAGTCTCCGCTCGTGCGGCCCAAGGAATATCGGAACGGAGTCTATCCTCCAGGTGATGACGTAGCGGGGGGAGCAGCCCAAGTGCAGACGGCTTGCCGTCAGTGGCAAGAGAGTTCAGATAGCGCCGGGAATCGTGATGCGCTGAAGGAAGCATTTACGATCCAGCCTAAGGGGATACTTGTCGTTGGAAACCTGAAACAATTGAAAGACGACCGCGCGCGTATTCAGTCATTTGAATTGTTTCGCAGAAACCTTACAAATCCTGAAATTCTTACTTTTGATGAACTGTACGAAAGAGCGGCGTTCATAGTCCAGCGGACCATTCAGCCTTCACAATCACATTGA